GTCTTGTACATTTGGATGTAGCGGGCCGTGTCGTCGACCGAGGCTGCAGCGACGGCGTGGTTGGCGTTGCTTTGCAGGCCGTCGAGCTTCGGCAGCACGATCATGGCGAGCACGGCGAGGATCGCCACGACGACGATCAATTCGATGAGCGTAAGACCGAGACGTTGCTTCTTCATGCGGTGTTCCTTGAGCGGAATGGGAGGATGTTCGTTTCGGAATCGGCTCGGGAAATCGACGTATTCCGCTGCGCGGCTCAAACTATGCCGCGAGTAGGACCCTCACAGTAATGAGAATGATTCTCAGGTACAAGTAACTATTTTCTGAATTCGTGTTTTTTGAATGAGGCGGAGCAAGGCCGAGCCCGGGCCGTTTTCGCAGGGGATGCGATAATTTAAAGCCAGCGTAAGTCGATGTGCGGCTAAGGCTTCTTTACCGGCGCGGGCAACGGCTTGATGCTCGGATATCGATCGAACCGATCTCCTTCGCCCAGCATCCGCGGGTCCCCCTGAGCGCGCAATTCAGCGAACAGCTTGTCGCGCAGGGCCGTCGCTTGCTCGCGATGCTTTGGCTCGCCGACCAAGTTCTTCAAGCAGTCGGGATCAGACGTGAGATCGAAGAGTTCTTCGGCCGGCCTCAGGCCGAAACAGAGTTGCCAATGCGGGTCTTGAACTCCTTGATCGACGATCCACTTCTTCGTCGGGCTCGCATCGGTGTCGATGAGCCCTAGCGCCGGATCGCCGCACGGCCAGCGCTCGGGTGCGAAGTTGTGTAGATACAACTGCCGGCCTTCTCGAATTCCGCGCACCGGATAGCCGAGCCCATGCTCGGTGCCGAGTCGCGCCAGAACGTCGTTGCGCTCGCGCCCGAGCACGACGAAGCTCCGCTCGCGCTTCGCTTCGCCGGCGAGCAAGTCGGTAAAGCTCGCACCGGTGATCTTCGCCATCTGCGTCGTCTTTGCCTCGATCGGAAGGAGTTCGAGAAACGTCGGCGCGAGATCGATCAAGCTGATGAACTCCGTGGTTCGTCGTCCCGGCTGTGCGATGCCGCGCGGCCAGCAGGCGATGAGCGGCACGCGATTCGAGAGATCGTAGTTGTGTCCTTTGACGCGGGGAAACGGCATGCCGTGGTCCGACGTAACGACGACGAGCGTGTTCTCCGCTTCGCCCGACTCTTCCAACACTTTCAACAGCGCACCGACTTCCGCATCGTAGGCTTCGATCTCGACGGCATAGTCGAGCATGTCGCGCCGCACGGTCTCGTTGTCGGGCCAAAAGCCCGGCACCTGCTCGATATCCGTCGGCTTCTTTCCCGCCGCGAGGCCGGAATCGCGCAGATAAGATCGATGCGGATTGGAGCTGC
The genomic region above belongs to Planctomycetia bacterium and contains:
- a CDS encoding sulfatase produces the protein MKTLLTAFGFWCLSLAAATGAEQAPRSPASKPAPNILFCIADDASAHFGAYGCTWAKTPNIDRLAQRGLTFDNVYTPTAKCSPSRAAILTGRNPWQLEAAANHQSFFPPNYPAFTEVFAEAGFGVGAQGKFWGPGIAQTAAGAERTWGLAGAASTKTGADPGIGFRKFLAARPEGKPFFYWFGSSNPHRSYLRDSGLAAGKKPTDIEQVPGFWPDNETVRRDMLDYAVEIEAYDAEVGALLKVLEESGEAENTLVVVTSDHGMPFPRVKGHNYDLSNRVPLIACWPRGIAQPGRRTTEFISLIDLAPTFLELLPIEAKTTQMAKITGASFTDLLAGEAKRERSFVVLGRERNDVLARLGTEHGLGYPVRGIREGRQLYLHNFAPERWPCGDPALGLIDTDASPTKKWIVDQGVQDPHWQLCFGLRPAEELFDLTSDPDCLKNLVGEPKHREQATALRDKLFAELRAQGDPRMLGEGDRFDRYPSIKPLPAPVKKP